Proteins encoded by one window of Aphidius gifuensis isolate YNYX2018 linkage group LG2, ASM1490517v1, whole genome shotgun sequence:
- the LOC122849278 gene encoding uncharacterized protein LOC122849278 yields the protein MGFAKAKKLQKANERKSLKDFKRKVVYKITKVARFPTSKYGPALTVEINNENYAYLPKRFATHFNQDDQEFKELENAVKKGTLTMVLDGENNQDVILDDSTYDLRDFDDDEEM from the coding sequence atgggttttgcaaaagcaaaaaaacttcaaaaagctAACGAACGCAAATCATTAAAAGATTTTAAGAGAaaagtagtttataaaattactaaagtaGCGAGATTTCCAACATCAAAGTATGGTCCAGCACTAACAGTTGaaatcaacaatgaaaattatgcatATCTACCAAAAAGATTTGCTACACATTTTAATCAAGATGATCAAGAATTTAAGGAGCTAGAAAATGCTGTCAAGAAAGGAACACTAACCATGGTTCTTGATGGTGAAAATAACCAAGATGTAATATTAGATGATAGTACATATGATCTACGTGATttcgatgatgatgaggaaatgtga